In Archocentrus centrarchus isolate MPI-CPG fArcCen1 chromosome 24, fArcCen1, whole genome shotgun sequence, one DNA window encodes the following:
- the LOC115774561 gene encoding LOW QUALITY PROTEIN: dual specificity protein phosphatase 10-like (The sequence of the model RefSeq protein was modified relative to this genomic sequence to represent the inferred CDS: inserted 1 base in 1 codon; deleted 1 base in 1 codon; substituted 1 base at 1 genomic stop codon): protein MPPSPLDDRIVVALPRPIRPQELQLRLDTSYLDSITTSSSDKTVISTTVVKIRATANLVTYMPSSKGSTRSLSCGCSSASCCSVTTYEKDSQSLSHSQVSASSPNLSYAGPPTPMVSSHEALSAPSLAPGTPKALSTLRVIHPNELAKRMTCCPMGHPVGPVPVIIDCRPFMEYNKSHIRGAVHINCSDKISRRRLQQGKITVLDLISCREGKDSFKGIFSKEIVVYESTTDPNRLTSTQPLHVVLESLRREGKDPIILKGGLSSFRQSHENLCEHSLHLHESLDTGAAAGLTGALPHSLPSTPDIENAELTPILPFLYLGNEHDAQDINLLQRLNIGYILNVTTHLPLYHYDTGLFVYKRLPATDSNKQNLRQYFEEAFEFIEEAHQAGMGLLIHCQAGVSRSATIVIAYLMKHTWMTMTDAYKFVKTRRPIISPNLNXMGQLLEFEEDLNKEXRHEFLTPKLIGVETIV from the exons ATGCCTCCATCTCCTCTCGACGACAGAATTGTGGTGGCGCTGCCAAGGCCGATCCGACCTCAGGAACTCCAATTGCGCCTGGACACCAGCTACCTGGACTccatcaccaccagcagcagcgaCAAGACAGTAATCAGCACCACCGTGGTGAAGATCCGGGCGACGGCCAATCTTGTAACGTATATGCCCTCATCCAAGGGCTCCACGCGCTCATTGTCGTGTGGATGCAGCAGTGctagctgctgctctgtcaccACCTATGAGAAGGACAGCCAGAGCCTCAGCCACAGCCAGGTGAGCGCAAGTAGCCCCAATCTCAGCTACGCTGGGCCCCCTACCCCCATGGTCAGCAGCCATGAAGCATTAAGTGCCCCCAGTCTCGCCCCAGGCACACCAAAGGCCCTGTCCACCTTGAGGGTCATCCACCCTAATGAGCTGGCCAAGCGGATGACCTGCTGTCCCATGGGTCACCCTGTGGGGCCTGTGCCGGTCATCATTGACTGCCGGCCCTTCATGGAGTACAACAAGAGCCACATCCGGGGCGCCGTGCACATCAACTGCTCCGACAAGATCAGCCGGAGGCGGCTGCAGCAGGGCAAGATCACTGTGCTGGACCTCATCTCCTGCCGTGAGGGCAAGGACTCTTTTAAGGGCATCTTCTCCAAAGAGATTGTGGTTTATGAGAGCACCACAGACCCCAACCGGCTGACATCCACCCAGCCTCTACATGTGGTCCTGGAATCACTGAGGAGGGAGGGCAAGGACCCAATCATCCTCAAAG GAGGCCTTAGCAGCTTTAGGCAGAGCCATGAAAACCTGTGTGAGCACTCGCTGCACCTTCATGAAAGCTTGGACACGGGCGCAGCTGCTGGCCTGACGGGGGCTCTACCTCACTCCCTGCCCTCCACCCCGGACATAGAGAACGCAGAGCTGACGCCAATCCTGCCCTTCCTCTATCTGGGGAACGAGCATGATGCTCAGGACATCAACCTGCTGCAGCGCTTGAACATCGGCTACATCCTAAATGTGACCACCCACCTGCCGCTCTACCACTATGACACGGGCCTCTTTGTCTACAAGCGTCTGCCCGCCACCGACAGCAACAAGCAGAACCTGCGGCAGTACTTTGAGGAGGCGTTTGAATTCATTG AGGAAGCACACCAAGCGGGTATGGGCCTCTTGATCCACTGCCAGGCAGGCGTGTCTCGTTCAGCCACCATTGTGATCGCCTACCTGATGAAGCACACCTGGATGACCATGACGGACGCCTAC AAGTTTGTCAAAACCAGGAGGCCCATTATCTCCCCGAACCTTA TCATGGGCCAGCTGCTGGAGTTCGAGGAGGACC